A single region of the Argopecten irradians isolate NY unplaced genomic scaffold, Ai_NY scaffold_0036, whole genome shotgun sequence genome encodes:
- the LOC138311506 gene encoding caldesmon-like isoform X2 codes for MERALCFWDDNTYYAISLKTVERPRKETHEYAIGDQILCKIPGFPGKHNGTIIAISEDNKYLQRLKKQKLEEAEATESSSTEPETHPDPPTKRRRTAKPVNKEANTTSKEKEKVEKEKRKIAEKTSKEKEKADKEKRKLDAEKKKNEEIRRNTSFLQSLEAFKDQNITITPGPHQELPVPLLPLQTDNGQIFMKPNRPRAVFQTNDVLLPTHSEFSPPQYMDLGEMPAIHVPPKRRQPETTPVSRVLNDVRDILHSTADQENFDQCFNVACVGVLDEVRSLREELVKADNRCRVVSEQLRKAKEEIQQLKNENIRTDENASAMKRQADGRPRAGLVPQTVARNYHMIELLPGTGVYVYPKHIKMAQKKIKGTQVARYLMSVFYTNSELVSLGNLSGVHGKEGMDPTIAGAIVDYAVAIHGKASVPEVKYSMRTKISALVSLEKKKTAEIFL; via the exons ATGGAACGTGCACTTTGCTTCTGGGACGACAATACGTATTATGCCATATCGCTGAAAACTGTTGAAAGGCCGCGAAAAGAAACCCACGAGTATGCCATCGGCGACCAGATTTTATGCAAGATACCAGGTTTTCCAGGAAAACATAATGGCACGATAATCGCCATTTCAG AGGATAACAAGTATCTACAAAGattgaaaaaacaaaaactggAGGAAGCAGAAGCTACAGAATCTTCATCCACAGAACCTGAAACACATCCTGACCCGCCTACAAAGAGACGAAGGACAGCAAAACCAGTAAATAAAG AAGCTAACACCACATCCAAGGAAAAGGAGAAAGTTGAGAAAGAGAAAAGAAAGATTGCAGAGAAGACATCCAAGGAAAAGGAGAAAGCTGACAAGGAGAAAAGAAAGCTTGATgcagaaaagaagaaaaatgaaGAGATCCGTAGAAATACATCCTTTCTACAGTCGTTAGAGGCCTTCAAGGACCAG AATATTACCATTACCCCGGGCCCACATCAAGAGCTACCTGTACCTTTGCTGCCACTACAGACAGACAATGGACAAATATTCATG AAACCAAACAGACCCAGGGCAGTCTTTCAGACAAATGATGTACTTCTGCCAACTCACTCTGAATTTTCTCCACCCCAGTACATG gaTTTAGGCGAGATGCCAGCCATTCATGTGCCACCAAAGCGAAGACAACCAGAGACAACTCCAGTCAGCAGGGTGTTGAATGATGTGAGAGAT attcTTCACAGTACAGCTGATCAAGAAAATTTTGACCAG TGTTTCAACGTGGCCTGTGTTGGAGTCCTCGATGAGGTCAGGTCCCTCCGTGAGGAGTTAGTGAAAGCGGATAATAGATGCCGGGTAGTCTCGGAGCAGTTAAGGAAAGCCAAAGAAGAAATCCAACAATTAAAGAATGAGAATATTCGAACAG ATGAAAACGCATCAGCTATGAAAAGGCAGGCTGACGGGCGACCGAGGGCAGGCTTAGTGCCCCAGACAGTAGCAAGGAACTACCAT ATGATTGAGCTGTTGCCAGGTACGGGGGTATATGTGTACCCAAAGCACATTAAGATGGCACAGAAGAAAATCAAGGGAACGCAGGTGGCCAGATACCTCATGTCTGTATTTTATACAAATTCAGAGTTAGTTTCCCTTGGTAACTTGTCAGGGGTCCATGGTAAGGAAGGGATGGACCCTACCATTGCAGGAGCAATTGTTG ATTATGCAGTTGCCATTCATGGCAAAGCCTCAGTGCCAGAAGTGAAATATTCGATGAGAACTAAGATCAGTGCTCTGGTGAGCTTAGAGAAAAAGAAGACAGCAGAGATATTTTTGTAG
- the LOC138311506 gene encoding caldesmon-like isoform X1, with the protein MERALCFWDDNTYYAISLKTVERPRKETHEYAIGDQILCKIPGFPGKHNGTIIAISEDNKYLQRLKKQKLEEAEATESSSTEPETHPDPPTKRRRTAKPVNKEANTTSKEKEKVEKEKRKIAEKTSKEKEKADKEKRKLDAEKKKNEEIRRNTSFLQSLEAFKDQNITITPGPHQELPVPLLPLQTDNGQIFMKPNRPRAVFQTNDVLLPTHSEFSPPQYMDLGEMPAIHVPPKRRQPETTPVSRVLNDVRDILHSTADQENFDQCFNVACVGVLDEVRSLREELVKADNRCRVVSEQLRKAKEEIQQLKNENIRTADENASAMKRQADGRPRAGLVPQTVARNYHMIELLPGTGVYVYPKHIKMAQKKIKGTQVARYLMSVFYTNSELVSLGNLSGVHGKEGMDPTIAGAIVDYAVAIHGKASVPEVKYSMRTKISALVSLEKKKTAEIFL; encoded by the exons ATGGAACGTGCACTTTGCTTCTGGGACGACAATACGTATTATGCCATATCGCTGAAAACTGTTGAAAGGCCGCGAAAAGAAACCCACGAGTATGCCATCGGCGACCAGATTTTATGCAAGATACCAGGTTTTCCAGGAAAACATAATGGCACGATAATCGCCATTTCAG AGGATAACAAGTATCTACAAAGattgaaaaaacaaaaactggAGGAAGCAGAAGCTACAGAATCTTCATCCACAGAACCTGAAACACATCCTGACCCGCCTACAAAGAGACGAAGGACAGCAAAACCAGTAAATAAAG AAGCTAACACCACATCCAAGGAAAAGGAGAAAGTTGAGAAAGAGAAAAGAAAGATTGCAGAGAAGACATCCAAGGAAAAGGAGAAAGCTGACAAGGAGAAAAGAAAGCTTGATgcagaaaagaagaaaaatgaaGAGATCCGTAGAAATACATCCTTTCTACAGTCGTTAGAGGCCTTCAAGGACCAG AATATTACCATTACCCCGGGCCCACATCAAGAGCTACCTGTACCTTTGCTGCCACTACAGACAGACAATGGACAAATATTCATG AAACCAAACAGACCCAGGGCAGTCTTTCAGACAAATGATGTACTTCTGCCAACTCACTCTGAATTTTCTCCACCCCAGTACATG gaTTTAGGCGAGATGCCAGCCATTCATGTGCCACCAAAGCGAAGACAACCAGAGACAACTCCAGTCAGCAGGGTGTTGAATGATGTGAGAGAT attcTTCACAGTACAGCTGATCAAGAAAATTTTGACCAG TGTTTCAACGTGGCCTGTGTTGGAGTCCTCGATGAGGTCAGGTCCCTCCGTGAGGAGTTAGTGAAAGCGGATAATAGATGCCGGGTAGTCTCGGAGCAGTTAAGGAAAGCCAAAGAAGAAATCCAACAATTAAAGAATGAGAATATTCGAACAG CAGATGAAAACGCATCAGCTATGAAAAGGCAGGCTGACGGGCGACCGAGGGCAGGCTTAGTGCCCCAGACAGTAGCAAGGAACTACCAT ATGATTGAGCTGTTGCCAGGTACGGGGGTATATGTGTACCCAAAGCACATTAAGATGGCACAGAAGAAAATCAAGGGAACGCAGGTGGCCAGATACCTCATGTCTGTATTTTATACAAATTCAGAGTTAGTTTCCCTTGGTAACTTGTCAGGGGTCCATGGTAAGGAAGGGATGGACCCTACCATTGCAGGAGCAATTGTTG ATTATGCAGTTGCCATTCATGGCAAAGCCTCAGTGCCAGAAGTGAAATATTCGATGAGAACTAAGATCAGTGCTCTGGTGAGCTTAGAGAAAAAGAAGACAGCAGAGATATTTTTGTAG